From the Fusarium oxysporum Fo47 chromosome X, complete sequence genome, the window AATCCCTATGCGACGACATCAGAAACCCGCATTCTGCGCTTCCCATACGTGAGAGGAGATTCACGCCTGCGTCCACAAGTGTATCGCCTATTGCTGGTGGTAAAGCAGCGCCGCCgacaccaacaaggtgcATTGTCTGAAGAACTTCAATGCCCCCGTACTCTTCGGACAGCATTTGAAGCACATACGGAACTGATGAAAAGTACTTGACGGGTATTGGGCTATGCGCCCGCGCAAAGTCGATGGCTCTTATAATATTGGCGCCTGTGATGGGAGCCTGGCCTTCGGGGAAGAACCATATCGAAGCACCACTTGTCCAGGCTCTCAGACAATCTGGGAATCCACCGTGATAGAGGGGAGTTGTGGAAAAGGTTGCTGGTTTGTTCTTCCCGGGGAAGCTGTACAGAGCTCCCATCACCCCGAACTGCGTTTGGGGGATTGGTTTGGGTAGTCCAGATGAGGTTCCCGAAGTGTGACATATGTACGCTGTTTCTGAAATACCCGGGGTCTGCCCCAAGTCATCTGTCGTCGAGTCATCTTTATATGAAGGGATCCTGATGATCTCGATGTCGTTTGAGAGTCCGCGCGCTCTGTACTCGTAGATGTCGTCGACGAAAACATGTCTAATGTCCAGAGTCTCACAAAGATGCTGAACCGCTGGTGGTGCCAATTGAGGTCTGCAATATGGTCAGGTTTGCGCATCCCTTGAGGCCAGTGACTTACGCAAGAAGCAAGACAGTATATCCCAGGCGCatcaagccaagccatgTCAACACAAACTCCGTGCTACTAGACGATAGAAGGCCAATTTTCAAGGACTTAGGTTCCTTTGGCAAATGAGTCGAAAGTATCTGGGCGGCATGCTTTGATGTGTCTGAGAGGTCTCGAAATGTGAGGAGATGACGGAATACTGCTCATGTCAGCCATGGTATTGTGATGTATGTGAGCACTCACCTTGCGTAGACTTCAAATGCGTAAAAGTCGCGAACCCCAAAGCCGGTGCATCTGGATTCCTCTCAGCCTGGTCATCAATCAATTCCACCACTGTCGTCCATGTTTTCGCCTTCTCGTCTTTTCGCTTCAGTCTCGCAGCTTCACCAAGCGTACAAGTAAAATAATTCGCATCTGCCATTTCACAATAATGAGATTAAGAACACGTTTGATTTTGATAAAATGAGTTTCTGGCGACTTTCGATTTACCACGTCATTAATCCGTTCGACTTGTGGCAACTGACTTGATTCTTAATATATGAACTTGTCGAGTTGGCTTGCCCTGGTCATCAGCCCCACATGAGTCAACGCGTCATAGGGACTTACCTATCTTATCTTTCCCTATCTTATCTGTTGACCGTTCACTGGCGCCTCATTTCGTCACAGCACAGCACATAACGACCCCCTTTCTAAAGTACGGCAGGGTTTCGCGGTACTACGTAGCACTATTCTGTGCGTCACCCCTTTCATACTCATCCAAGCTATGGGTGCAAGGCCAGGATCATGCCACAATTGTAGGCGCGGCCGTTTGAAATGTGACCGATCCATTCCGCAGTGCCTGAAATGCACCAGTAGGGGTCAAAGTTGTCTGGGCTATGGCGTTCTGTTGCGATGGGAGAAAGGTATGGCAAGTCGTGGGAAAATGGTTGGTGTTACATCCGACAACATTGGCAAGGTCCAGAACGGAGATACGACCGCCACTCTACAAGCGCCACGGCCTCGTATCTTGTCGACAAGCCAGCCCTCATTCACAAGTTCTGAGTCGAATTCTCCTCGTTCGCTTACAGACCCGCTTGTTCAAGATATAGACTGTCGATCGAGGAGATATCTGGATTATTGTAGGTTGCCTCCGCCCGCTTGGCTGCTCTTCATACTAATATTCTTTGGCAAAAGTCGCAAGTGACGTTTGCAAGGACCTCGTTCTCTATGACATCCCCAAGCATAATCCATTTCGGGAGCTGATTCCGATGGCGTACCAGCAGCCCATGCTATTGCAGGCCATCATCGCTAGCTCGGCTTTGCATATGTCAAACTCTTGTCAACGGCCATCAAGTTCTTTAAGCATCTTCACGACAATGGCCTCGACTCAGAGCAGCAAAAGCTTTGTTGACTCTCTATCGATTGGCCGTACGACATCACACCCGGAGGCTTTCCATGATGCACTCAGGGCCAAGCAGCAGGCACTTTGTCTGCTGAACTCCGCTGTCGGAAGCATGGCTTCAGCGAATGTTGATGCGATTCTGGCGGCGGTACTTCTACTCATTGGATTCGAGCTCATTGACTCTGGGCGTGGCAGCTGGATATCTCACATCAACGGTGCGAGAATGATCATTGAGAAACTGGTAGCATCTGGCTCGGGGACGGGCACTATTTTCAGCCCTCTTCGCAGCTGGTTGGTGTCTAATTGCTTGGTGTAAGTCGTCCTGCCCAGTTATTGATGGCTCTTGGGTTTAAATGAACTAGGTATGATCTTCTCGGGTCATCATTCGCGAATTCTTATCTACCGCACGGCGGTGAGCTATCGATGACTACCATGTCGCTGCTTCAAGATGCCGAAGGGAACCATTGCTCATCATTTCCGGCAGCTCTCCTTCCTTTGATACAGGCAGGGGCTCAAATATTGAACATTAACGACGTTTACATGTTACCTGACACCTCGATCAATTCAGGACATCACGATGCGCTTCAGCTCTTGCACACTGCCAAGTCATTCGACCCAGCTGCCTGGGCCACCAATCTACAGCCACGCTCGCCCGCTGACGATCTCCTCCATCGGACTATGATTGCATGTGCACACCGGACAGCTGTATGTGTCTATCTCTCACGCattattctttttctatGGCCCAGTACGGTATTGCCAGATGATCTACAGGTTCTAGCAGCCGAAATCATCACCCACCTTTCACATTTGCACCCTGGAGATGCATTATTCACAGCAACAGCGTGGCCTGCCTTCATCGCTGGTCTGGAAACGCGTGACCTCACGAATCGTGCCTGGGTAGAGAGAAGATTCCAAGAGCTCTGGAAAATCGAGCCTTGGGGATTTACCAGAGACGCTCTCGGAGCATTGCGGACAATATGGGgtgggaggaagaatgaGGTTCTCTTAACGAGCAGCGATGACGAATTCTACGAACGGGAAGAGAATTGGAATTGGATCGAGACGCTAAGGAATTTAGGCACCGACTGGTTGATTGCATGATTGGAAGGCCACCCCAGATGATCTGCTATGCTGGCTGAAGGCCTTGTTAGACTATACGGGCCACTTTTCAACAACTCGTGAGCTGAGCTCGACATGTGGCGTCATGTATCTCTCACGGTACCGCCCCTGCTGTCTTGGTTTCTTCGCTGCTCAGCATTTGCCTCTTCCATGAGCTCAGCCCTCTCATCCGCGGTCAAATCACTACTGGCCTTAGGTACCTTACCCCAGATTGCCAGAATCAACAAGCTCACGGTTGCAGCACCTACTCCAAACCAAAACGTGTTCTTATAGCTCCTCGCCAATCCTGCCTCATCTACCGTTGCTGATTGGATGATGTCCGTCAAAGCAAGGACAAAGGCTACACCTAGCTGCAGCACAGAATTAATGACACTGCCAGCCAGTCCCTGTTGTGCTGTAGGAAAAGTCGTCGTCACGAAAACGGTCATCAAAATCGTGGATAGGTCAATTCCTATGGTGCTGAAGATGACCGCAGGAAAGACCCATGCCCAATAACTTCCTCCGGGTGGAATCAGAGCAATGAGAAGCTGTGACCCTACTGCTCCCAGGCCAGAGATGATCAACAGCACACGTCCTGGAACTAGGTGCAAGATAAAGCCCTCTATGATGCTGAAAATGAGGCCTGCAACACCGAGAGGCACATACCATGCTACCACCTGCAACGGACTGGCAGACATGATGTTCTGGAAGTAGAGCGTGCCATATACGGAAAAGATGCCCCAGGTGCCATAGAGCAGAAAGAGGGCCAAAAGGAGAGGGCTCATGCAAGGAGTAGTGAAGATCGAAGCCGGCAGGAGAGGATGAACAGCGACGCGCGTTTCGATGTAGACTGCGGCAAGGAGTGACAAGACACCAAGTGCGAAACAGACTGGAATATATGGCGTTCTCCAACCCGCAGGGGCATGTGCTGATTGCAAGATGGAAAACACTACTAGGGTGAGGCCAGAGACGATCGTGATGGCGCCAGGGTAGTCCATTCCGACTTTGCTTGGGGGCTGGTCCTTTGAATGAGGATGCGGAATGGACAAGACTGAAGTTAACAGCGTAATTGCCGTCAGGATAGCGCCGATCCAGAAGTAAAAGCCCCAGCGGGTGAATTGACCTACGATGCCTGCCATGAGAATGCCCCCGAAAAAGCCAAATACCGCTGAAGTGCCATATACTGCAAAGACGAGGTTCTTTCGTGGCCCAGGACGATACAAGGAACCCATAAGCATGACTCCAGTAGGCAAGAAAGCGGCAGCTCCTAGCCCTTGCAGAGCCCGGCACAAGTCGAGCATCAGCGGATTCATGCTGAACCCGGCTATTATACTCCAGACAAGAAGCCAGGCAAGACCCCACATGAAGACGGGATATCCTCCCCATATGTCACCCAGACGGCCAAAGACGAGCAAGGTGCTGGCGATGACGAGTGAGAAAGCGGTT encodes:
- a CDS encoding fungal-specific transcription factor domain-containing protein, whose product is MVGVTSDNIGKVQNGDTTATLQAPRPRILSTSQPSFTSSESNSPRSLTDPLVQDIDCRSRRYLDYFASDVCKDLVLYDIPKHNPFRELIPMAYQQPMLLQAIIASSALHMSNSCQRPSSSLSIFTTMASTQSSKSFVDSLSIGRTTSHPEAFHDALRAKQQALCLLNSAVGSMASANVDAILAAVLLLIGFELIDSGRGSWISHINGARMIIEKLVASGSGTGTIFSPLRSWLVSNCLVYDLLGSSFANSYLPHGGELSMTTMSLLQDAEGNHCSSFPAALLPLIQAGAQILNINDVYMLPDTSINSGHHDALQLLHTAKSFDPAAWATNLQPRSPADDLLHRTMIACAHRTAVCVYLSRIILFLWPSTVLPDDLQVLAAEIITHLSHLHPGDALFTATAWPAFIAGLETRDLTNRAWVERRFQELWKIEPWGFTRDALGALRTIWGGRKNEVLLTSSDDEFYEREENWNWIETLRNLGTDWLIA
- a CDS encoding major facilitator superfamily domain-containing protein — translated: MPTIPSRGCSPRALTQGVDPPPNNNPAPDLHDTTASSSVVDESLQARIERLGRERPPIFTTRWSEIIFVFSISMSQFLTEYFVSGFTVILPTLIRELDIPQAASVWPATAFSLVIASTLLVFGRLGDIWGGYPVFMWGLAWLLVWSIIAGFSMNPLMLDLCRALQGLGAAAFLPTGVMLMGSLYRPGPRKNLVFAVYGTSAVFGFFGGILMAGIVGQFTRWGFYFWIGAILTAITLLTSVLSIPHPHSKDQPPSKVGMDYPGAITIVSGLTLVVFSILQSAHAPAGWRTPYIPVCFALGVLSLLAAVYIETRVAVHPLLPASIFTTPCMSPLLLALFLLYGTWGIFSVYGTLYFQNIMSASPLQVVAWYVPLGVAGLIFSIIEGFILHLVPGRVLLIISGLGAVGSQLLIALIPPGGSYWAWVFPAVIFSTIGIDLSTILMTVFVTTTFPTAQQGLAGSVINSVLQLGVAFVLALTDIIQSATVDEAGLARSYKNTFWFGVGAATVSLLILAIWGKVPKASSDLTADERAELMEEANAEQRRNQDSRGGTVRDT